A window of Desulfopila inferna contains these coding sequences:
- a CDS encoding thioesterase family protein gives MKGNKRFADNLDVLKDIYEKRMPFNRLLDIEIIRLELEEVQVRIDMRQELIGNFVREILHGGAISSVLDLTGGLIVSVKLLKQLENENDEEIARCMARLGTIDLRVDYLRAGKGEYFIASGSLLRQGNRVAVTRTELHNDKKLLIAAGTSTYQIG, from the coding sequence ATGAAGGGAAACAAACGATTTGCGGATAATCTTGATGTTTTAAAAGACATTTATGAAAAGAGAATGCCCTTCAACAGGCTTTTGGACATTGAAATAATCCGTCTTGAGTTGGAGGAAGTCCAGGTTCGTATCGACATGCGGCAGGAGCTGATCGGTAACTTTGTCCGTGAAATCCTCCACGGCGGCGCTATTTCCTCAGTGCTCGACCTCACCGGCGGGCTTATCGTTTCCGTCAAGCTTCTCAAGCAACTTGAAAATGAAAACGACGAGGAGATAGCACGTTGTATGGCACGACTCGGTACCATTGATCTTCGCGTTGACTACCTCAGAGCCGGTAAGGGTGAATATTTTATTGCCTCCGGTTCCCTCCTGCGCCAGGGCAACAGGGTGGCGGTCACCCGCACCGAACTTCACAACGACAAGAAGTTGCTGATTGCTGCGGGTACCTCGACATACCAGATCGGTTGA
- a CDS encoding EcsC family protein has translation MTELSPQDLDDLLYARTLLENPGLAVKITNAVGTPIEKAFDLLPRNWTDVVHRSTQRALEIAVNSALLTLRRKNTRQAANTLHKFMAAGLGAAGGFWGLPALSVELPASTTVMLRSIADIARSELHDLEDAAVKVACLEVFALGGPSEADDGAETGYFAVRAGLAKTINDAVQYIAAKGLSEKSAPALVRVISQISSRFGLQVTEKMAAQSLPLLGAVGGAVINSLFIDHFQNMARGHFIILRLEKIYGRQTIEEIYKSLKGEEYQTGNYQ, from the coding sequence ATGACGGAATTATCACCTCAGGATCTTGACGATCTGTTATATGCACGGACACTGTTGGAGAATCCGGGCCTTGCCGTGAAGATTACCAATGCTGTAGGCACTCCGATAGAAAAGGCCTTCGACCTGCTGCCACGGAACTGGACCGATGTTGTTCATCGAAGCACGCAGAGGGCTCTTGAAATCGCGGTAAACTCGGCCCTGCTGACCTTGAGGAGAAAAAATACCAGGCAGGCCGCCAACACCCTGCATAAATTTATGGCCGCCGGGCTGGGTGCCGCCGGCGGTTTCTGGGGACTACCCGCGTTAAGCGTCGAGCTGCCCGCTTCAACTACGGTAATGCTGCGGTCTATTGCCGACATTGCCCGCAGTGAACTGCACGATCTGGAGGATGCGGCGGTAAAAGTCGCCTGTCTCGAGGTGTTTGCTCTGGGTGGGCCGAGCGAGGCAGACGATGGCGCTGAAACCGGGTATTTTGCCGTCAGAGCGGGGCTTGCCAAAACCATCAATGATGCCGTACAGTATATTGCGGCAAAGGGGCTGTCCGAGAAATCCGCACCCGCTCTGGTCAGGGTCATCTCGCAGATTTCTTCACGCTTCGGCCTGCAGGTCACCGAAAAGATGGCGGCCCAGTCACTGCCGCTTCTCGGAGCAGTAGGCGGAGCGGTGATTAACAGTCTGTTCATTGATCATTTCCAGAATATGGCCCGTGGGCATTTTATTATCCTGCGTCTGGAGAAAATCTATGGCCGGCAAACAATAGAGGAAATATATAAATCGCTGAAGGGAGAAGAGTACCAGACCGGCAATTACCAATAA
- the recD2 gene encoding SF1B family DNA helicase RecD2 produces MTFITETLKGIVQRVTYHNPENGWSVLKVQSYANPGDPVTVTVHQTTVFAGATMEFHGSWTVHPQFGRQFKAINALEKKPASVGALEKYLGSGLIKGVGPKTAGRIVRHFGHDTLTVFEEQIERLTEVPGIASGKLTMIKEAWYEHRMIREVMIFLQGHGISTLFAVRIYKRYGDRAITMVSEDPYRLARDFYGIGFFSADEVALSIGLAKDSEERIMAAIRHVLASSREQGHCYLTREQIGEEVEKLLEIKLAERLDTVLKLMEDDNQLRLRMLGSGEGGELICYYSKTLYYDELTVAARLHRLTGRPPEEDVRMKQWIERYCTKYDLQLSGEQAAAVAAIVGCPFSVLTGGPGCGKTTTTLVIVRLLESMKKKVLLAAPTGRAAQRMGEVIGRQAKTLHRLLEWQQGSFLRNEEQPLESDFLIVDECSMLDISLTASLLKAVPEDCNVLFIGDADQLPSVGAGNVLRDIIDSGKIPCFHLTEVFRQAKESFIVEYAHQINRGEIPRIESPFKYPQIWKDNTDCLFLDSEQATNEQLSFVGRMKRGVNLGISRLEGLNSGETPYEFRTSEVISSAYESEFEVPAKFRHVDLERLCRAGDAVEELKALLKKVHPWSTLHYGLTAVQSVVQLYREWIPRYYGRDAEIQILSPMTRGTLGTANLNTVIQQAVNPAGQEKAQIQVGERIYRSGDRVIHRRNNYDLQVFNGDIGIIQSIDSRNLTMMISFFPDGREVEYQKDDIVELDLAYAITIHKSQGSEFAAVIIPVLTQHFKMLYRNLIYTGLTRARKLAVLVGTRKALAMAVRRQDTGNRQTALKEILQSAEH; encoded by the coding sequence ATGACATTTATCACTGAAACATTGAAGGGCATCGTCCAGCGCGTCACCTATCATAATCCGGAGAACGGCTGGTCGGTGCTCAAGGTGCAGTCTTATGCCAATCCGGGGGATCCGGTGACGGTGACGGTTCATCAGACCACGGTTTTTGCCGGGGCTACCATGGAATTTCATGGCTCCTGGACCGTCCATCCTCAGTTTGGCAGGCAGTTCAAGGCAATCAATGCCCTTGAAAAAAAGCCGGCCTCCGTCGGCGCCCTGGAAAAATATCTGGGTTCCGGGCTTATCAAGGGCGTCGGTCCGAAAACAGCAGGGAGAATAGTTCGACATTTTGGTCATGACACTCTTACGGTTTTTGAAGAGCAGATAGAGAGGCTCACTGAAGTTCCGGGTATAGCCTCCGGAAAGCTGACGATGATCAAGGAGGCCTGGTATGAACACCGCATGATCCGTGAGGTGATGATCTTTCTGCAGGGCCATGGCATTTCAACACTCTTTGCGGTGCGCATCTATAAAAGATATGGAGATCGGGCTATTACCATGGTCAGCGAAGATCCCTACCGGCTGGCCCGGGATTTTTACGGCATCGGCTTCTTTTCAGCGGATGAGGTGGCGCTCAGCATAGGCCTGGCCAAAGACAGTGAAGAGAGGATTATGGCTGCGATCCGGCACGTGCTGGCATCGAGCAGAGAGCAGGGGCATTGCTATCTTACCCGCGAGCAGATCGGTGAAGAGGTGGAAAAACTGCTGGAAATAAAACTGGCGGAGCGCCTTGATACGGTGCTCAAGCTCATGGAGGATGACAACCAGCTTCGCTTGCGAATGCTGGGCAGTGGTGAGGGAGGGGAGTTAATCTGCTACTATTCCAAGACCCTCTACTACGACGAGTTGACGGTGGCTGCCCGCCTGCACCGGCTCACCGGGCGCCCCCCTGAAGAAGACGTCCGGATGAAACAGTGGATTGAACGCTATTGCACAAAGTACGACCTGCAACTCAGCGGCGAACAGGCGGCCGCCGTTGCCGCCATCGTCGGCTGTCCCTTTTCCGTTCTTACCGGAGGTCCGGGCTGCGGCAAAACCACTACCACCCTGGTGATTGTACGGCTGCTCGAGTCCATGAAAAAGAAGGTCCTGCTTGCTGCTCCGACCGGCAGGGCCGCGCAGCGTATGGGCGAGGTCATCGGTCGTCAGGCCAAGACCCTGCACCGGCTGCTCGAGTGGCAGCAGGGCAGCTTCCTGCGCAATGAAGAACAGCCTCTGGAGAGTGATTTTCTGATTGTCGATGAGTGTTCCATGCTCGATATCTCCCTGACGGCTTCGCTGCTGAAGGCTGTCCCCGAGGACTGCAACGTGCTTTTTATCGGCGATGCCGACCAGTTGCCCTCGGTCGGAGCGGGCAATGTTCTGCGTGATATCATCGATTCCGGAAAAATCCCCTGTTTCCATCTGACCGAGGTGTTCCGACAGGCCAAGGAATCGTTCATCGTTGAATACGCCCACCAGATTAACCGCGGCGAGATTCCCAGAATCGAATCCCCTTTCAAGTATCCGCAGATCTGGAAAGACAACACCGACTGTCTTTTTCTCGATTCCGAGCAGGCCACCAACGAGCAGCTGAGCTTTGTCGGCCGGATGAAACGCGGCGTCAACCTCGGTATCAGCCGGCTGGAGGGGTTAAATAGCGGTGAGACGCCCTATGAATTCCGTACATCGGAAGTGATATCCTCGGCCTATGAAAGTGAATTTGAAGTGCCCGCCAAATTCAGACATGTCGATCTGGAGCGACTCTGCCGGGCCGGCGATGCGGTGGAGGAGCTGAAGGCGTTGCTGAAAAAGGTGCATCCATGGTCGACTCTGCATTATGGTCTGACCGCGGTGCAGTCGGTGGTGCAGCTCTATCGGGAGTGGATACCCAGGTATTACGGCAGGGATGCTGAAATTCAGATCCTCTCTCCCATGACCCGCGGGACCCTCGGCACCGCCAATCTGAATACGGTTATTCAGCAGGCCGTCAACCCCGCCGGGCAGGAAAAGGCCCAGATCCAGGTGGGTGAGCGCATCTATCGCAGTGGCGACAGGGTCATTCATCGGAGGAACAATTACGACCTCCAGGTTTTCAACGGTGATATCGGCATTATTCAGTCGATTGACAGCCGGAATCTGACTATGATGATCTCCTTTTTCCCCGACGGCCGGGAGGTGGAATATCAGAAGGACGATATTGTCGAACTCGATCTGGCCTATGCCATCACCATCCACAAATCCCAGGGGAGTGAGTTTGCTGCGGTGATTATTCCGGTGCTGACGCAGCACTTCAAGATGCTTTACCGCAATCTGATCTACACCGGTCTGACCCGGGCTCGAAAACTTGCGGTCCTGGTCGGCACCCGCAAGGCCTTGGCAATGGCAGTTCGCCGCCAGGACACCGGCAATCGTCAGACCGCCCTGAAAGAGATCCTGCAGAGTGCAGAGCATTGA